In Mobula birostris isolate sMobBir1 chromosome 12, sMobBir1.hap1, whole genome shotgun sequence, one genomic interval encodes:
- the LOC140205999 gene encoding LOW QUALITY PROTEIN: toll-like receptor 2 type-2 (The sequence of the model RefSeq protein was modified relative to this genomic sequence to represent the inferred CDS: deleted 1 base in 1 codon) — protein MLREGEATGYSPKCAIECESGGSARNRYSTAENQLPRSVRETTRPASRETLNSAGSLPKCLWLFHSSEAIELLEDGCWWKMEVLKLGSRIFFTYIMVKMTLLVAIVALTYLSAPATCVTSKKVETFLVNCSGIRYPLSPCTLGSDTVKLDLSHNNIKTIQQQNFQNLTKLKVLFLQFNWITKIEPGSFAKNSELQYLDLSNNLLHDISVLPFTNLQSIRHLDITNNRFETAHFGAEISRLQKLHTLRFGNSRLYSLNSSSLFALHAIQIKEIYLITGELQTYEPGTLSMIQSMEKLSLDLQFGQQPQLLINIFKDIPVTTTTLEILNTDFAKYGNDVDLFSPLSTSNVSTLIVKNISITDSLAIYFFNGVLSSKIRDLYLHTITMNGIGKWNIRTVPVEKVNLRRISITDVSNPNFYKFYSLSYLINIFSQLRELTITEGSLFYVPCAVTEILTFLTYLDVSSNLLQVSTLIPETCSTPLPSLKTLILNRNKFTNLQQLSRMTTRLRSLSNISVTHNDVFLPNGVTCAWLQTVKRIDLSHNRLEENVFECLPESLESLDLSYNSIATVPNLKTLKDLQEIFLTGNVIASLPEITGHSLKTVHIDYNKITNINVGLLQSWNLTEVKLSNNPFECFCSIQSFSNYVQQTNTKVLNWPDQYQCYVPLKFRNGVIKYLKFSPIECNIPLFIGLLMTCVALIVAVCVILCMKYKVTWYIRTLWLWLKAKRNLDVSQIQNNYEFNAFISYSEHDALWVKNKLLVQLEDNDPPYRICIHERDFKPGKPIITNIIDCISKSYKTIFILSKHFVQSEWCHYEFFFAHQQVFDDRKDSLILLLLEPIPKNSIPDRFCKLRKLMNCNTYLEWPQNEFQQGFFWRRLKAVLNLDFHSNCSRREHNKAGQLDP, from the coding sequence AACTTCTTGAAGATGGCTGTTGGTGGAAAATGGAAGTGTTGAAACTTGGAAGCAGGATTTTCTTTACATACATCATGGTGAAGATGACTCTGTTGGTGGCAATTGTTGCATTAACTTATCTTTCCGCACCTGCTACTTGTGTAACATCAAAGAAGGTAGAAACATTTTTAGTGAATTGTTCGGGGATTAGATATCCACTTTCTCCTTGTACCCTGGGCTCTGACACAGTGAAGTTGGATCTCTCCCACAACAACATCAAAACAATTCAACAGCAGAACTTCCAAAATCTTACCAAGCTGAAAGTTTTGTTTCTTCAGTTCAATTGGATCACAAAAATAGAACCTGGATCATTTGCAAAAAATTCAGAACTACAGTATCTCGATCTTTCAAATAATCTTCTGCATGATATTTCAGTCTTGCCATTTACCAATCTCCAATCAATAAGACACTTGGATATTACCAACAACAGGTTTGAAACAGCTCACTTTGGAGCAGAGATTAGCAGGTTGCAGAAGCTACACACTTTACGTTTTGGAAATTCTAGGCTATATTCTCTGAATTCGAGTTCCTTATTTGCCCTTCATGCAATCCAAATTAAGGAGATCTATTTGATCACTGGAGAGCTGCAGACATATGAACCTGGAACACTCAGTATGATACAAAGCATGGAGAAACTTTCTTTAGATTTACAGTTTGGGCAGCAACCACAATTATTGATTAATATTTTCAAGGATATTCCAGTAACGACAACCACATTAGAAATCCTAAATACCGATTTTGCCAAATATGGTAATGATGTAGATCTGTTCTCCCCTTTAAGCACATCAAATGTTTCCACATTAATTGTAAAGAATATTTCCATCACTGATTCTTTGGCTATTTATTTCTTTAATGGTGTCCTAAGCTCAAAAATAAGAGATTTATATTTGCACACTATTACAATGAATGGCATTGGCAAATGGAACATACGGACTGTACCAGTAGAGAAGGTTAATTTGCGTAGAATTTCTATAACTGATGTTTCTAATCCAAATTTCTATAAATTTTACTCACTTTCTTATTTAATTAATATATTTTCACAACTTCGGGAGCTAACAATAACTGAGGGGAgtttgttctatgttccatgtgcagtaacagaaattttgacttttTTAACATATTTGGACGTATCTTCCAACTTACTTCAAGTATCCACCTTAATTCCTGAAACATGTTCAACTCCTTTACCCAGTCTTAAAACCCTCATTCTAAACAGGAACAAATTTACAAATCTACAACAACTCAGCAGGATGACAACCAGGTTAAGGAGCTTGTCCAATATAAGTGTTACTCATAATGATGTATTCCTGCCCAATGGAGTGACTTGCGCATGGCTTCAAACAGTGAAACGTATAGATTTATCACACAATAGGTTGGAAGAAAATGTATTTGAATGTTTGCCAGAATCACTGGAATCTTTAGACTTGAGTTATAACTCCATCGCCACTGTGCCAAACCTCAAGACACTGAAAGATCTCCAGGAAATATTTTTGACAGGAAATGTCATTGCATCTTTACCTGAAATCACAGGTCATTCACTGAAAACCGTGCATATTGACTACAATAAAATAACCAATATAAATGTAGGCTTATTACAGTCCTGGAATCTAACAGAGGTGAAATTGAGCAATAACCCTTTTGAATGTTTCTGTTCAATTCAGTCTTTCTCCAATTATGTTCAACAAACAAATACCAAGGTTCTTAACTGGCCTGATCAGTATCAATGTTATGTTCCACTGAAATTCAGAAATGGGGTTATCAAATATCTGAAATTTTCTCCCATTGAATGCAACATCCCCTTATTTATTGGGCTCCTCatgacatgtgtagcacttatagTGGCTGTATGTGTTATTTTGTGTATGAAATATAAAGTCACCTGGTATATACGTACACTTTGGCTTTGGCTCAAGGCTAAAAGAAATCTAGATGTCAGCCAGATTCAAAACAATTATGAGTTCAATGCTTTTATTTCATACAGTGAACATGATGCCTTATGGGTGAAGAACAAATTGCTGGTACAGCTAGAGGACAATGATCCACCATATCGTATCTGCATCCACGAAAGAGATTTCAAACCCGGAAAGCCAATCATTACTAATATCATTGACTGCATATCAAAAAGCTACAAAACCATCTTTATCCTGTCAAAACACTTTGTGCAAAGTGAATGGTGCCACTATGAATTTTTCTTTGCCCACCAACAGGTATTTGATGATAGGAAGGATAGTCTTATCCTGCTCCTGTTGGAACCAATTCCAAAGAATTCTATTCCAGATCGATTCTGTAAACTGAGGAAGCTGATGAATTGCAACACCTACCTGGAGTGGCCCCAGAATGAGTTTCAACAGGGGTTCTTCTGGAGAAGATTGAAGGCTGTCCTAAACTTGGATTTCCATTCAAATTGTTCTAGAAGAGAGCATAATAAGGCGGGCCAATTAGATCCATAA